In Planctomonas sp. JC2975, the genomic stretch GCGGGAGCCTGCTGGTCGGATCCGGCTGGCAGCGTGAGACAGGCGCCGACGGCGAGCGATGCGAACGCCACCGTCGAAGGGCCGGCCGTCGCAGTAGCGCTGGGGGTCGGTGTCGTCGTCGCCGGCGTCGTCGAGACGGATGTCGGCCCCTCGGTGGGTGCGGATCCCGCGGCCGAGCATCCGGCGACCGCACCGAGCACCGCGATACCGACCAGTAGCGACGTTCCGATCCGGACGGCTGCCCTGGCGAGTCCCATGGAACCGCACGCTAGCGTGCGGCGGCATCAGTCGACTGGGAATCGTCTCAGGCGCACGGGAGCGGAACGCCGCGAGCCACGCGCCGCATCCGTCACATGAAAAGGCCGCCCGTCGCCGCGCTCGTGAGCGTCGACGTCGGTCGGCCTGGTGGTGGTTTGTTCGGTTGGTGTGGCCGGGCGGGTTCCTATGCCGCTCGGCGGGCGCGCTGCTTCCACGACACGATCAAGGCCTCGAGCTGGCCGTTCGGGAGGTCGCGCGGATGGTGCGCGAGCTCCTCGGCGAACTGCTGCTGCTCGAGATACGACAGGTTCTGCGCCCACGGGAAGGCAGAGATCACCTTCGCACGGGCATCCATGATCGGCTTGGCCTTGGCGCGGCTCGGGCGTTTGCGCCGCGTGGTCGTGCTCGCAGAGGACTGCTCCGCGACACGGCTGGAGTTCTTCAACGATTCAGACATTTGCATCTATCAACACCACGAAGCCCGGATTTATTCGGTTCATCGCAGGGGATTCCTGCCATTTGTTCAGCATGCGTCCAAAAACGGGGCCCGCCAAGGGGTTGACGGTGCTCACTGAGCAGTCCATAACCGTGCGGCCGCTTTTGCCCGACCGGGGCGAACGGGGGAGACTGGATGCCATGACTCACCCGGCGGCCGCCGTTGCGGCATCCGTTTCCCCCGATTCTCACCCGTTACCCGAGGCATCCGGCGAGTCCGGATCAGCAGTCGACCAGCCCGATGGCTTCACGCTGTGGGCCGTGCTGCGCCGGGATCCGTCCCGACCCCTTTCTCTTGACTCCTCCGAGCTCGAGGCCGCAACCGCCGAACTCTCCTCGGCCGTCTCCGACGTGGAGGCGACCGGTGTCACGATCCGCGGCTTCTACGACGTTTCGGGGCTGAAGTCCGACGCCGACCTGATGGTCTGGCTGCACGGTCCTGTGCCAGAAGACCTGCAGAGCGCATTGCGTCGCATCCGTCGCACCGCGCTGCTGCGCGAGCTGCTGCCCACCTGGAACGCGATGGGCGTTCACCGCGGCGCCGAGTTCAACAAGGCCCACATTCCCGCGTTCCTGCGCGGCAAGGAGCCGCGGGGGTGGCTCACCGTCTACCCGTTCGTGCGCAGTTACGAGTGGTATCTTCTCCCCGACGCCGAGCGCAGCCGCATGCTCGCCGACCACGGGCGAAAGGGTGCGGCATTCCGTTCGGTGCTGGCCAACACCGTCGCCGCGTTCGCCCTCGGCGACTACGAGTGGCTTCTGCCGATGGAGTCAGACAATCTCGTCGATCTCGTCGACATGATGCGCGATCTTCGCGCCACGGATGCCCGCAGGCACGTGCGCGAGGAGGTCCCCTTCTACACGGGTCGGCGCATTCCTGTGACAGACATACCCGAGGTCTTGCAATGACGACATACGACGCGATCCTGCTCTCCAGCTTCGGCGGGCCGGAAGGCCAGGACGACGTCATCCCCTTTCTGCGCAACGTGACGCGGGGGAGGGGAATCCCCGACGAGCGGCTCGAAGAGGTTGCTCACCACTACCGCGCGCACGGTGGCGTGAGCCCGATCAACGAGCAGAACCGCCGGCTGAAGTCAGCGCTCGAGGCGGAACTGGCGCGCCGCGACATCCGCCTGCCCATCTACTGGGGCAATCGAAACTGGGACCCCTACTTCGCGGATGCCGTGCGCGAAGCCCACGACGCCGGTCACGACCGGCTGCTCGCACTCGTCACCAGCGCGTACACGTCTTACTCCGGCGTCGGTCAGTACCGGGAGGACTTCGAGAAGGCGCTCGCCGACACCGGCCTCGCCGACGAGGTCTCGATCGACCGCATCCGCGAGTACTTCGACCATCCCGGATTCGTCACCCCGCTGATCGAGGGCGTCGAGGCAGCGGTCGTCGAGCTGACGTCCGATTCGGCCGAGGGAGCTGCGGATGCCGTCGCTCGCGACGACATCCACGTGATGTTCGTGACCCACTCGATCCCGAGTGCTGCTGCAGAGGCATCCGGTCCGCAGTTCGGCACCGGCGGGGCGTACGTCGCCCAGCACTGCGCTGTGGCTCACGCGATCTCGGAGACGGCGGCAGCCGGCATCCCATGGTCGCTCGTCTACCAGTCGCGCTCCGGTGATCCGCGCACTCCGTGGCTGGAGCCCGACATCAACGACGCGATCGCGGACCTTGCCGCCGCAGGCCTCACGAAGGCCGTGATCATCGTGCCGTTCGGCTTCGTGAGCGACCACATGGAGGTCCTCTGGGACCTCGACAACGAGGCGACCGCGACCGCGATCGAGAACGGACTGCGTTCCGTGCGGGTGCCCACGCCCGGCACGCACCCGGCATTCGTCGCTGGACTCGTCGACCTGATCGAGGAGCGCCTGAACGACGTGCCTCTTCAGCAGCGTCCGCACCTGACCGATCTCGGCCCGTGGCCCGACCATGAGCCGGTCGGTGCGCGCGCGGAGAAGGTCGTCGCGCGATGACCGCGGCGCGGGTCGGGGTGGTTCGGGTCGGAACGCGGGGCAGTGCCCTCGCGCTGGCTCAGACGCGTCAGGTCGCCGACCTGTTGGGGAAGGCATCCGGGCTCGAGATCGAGCTGAAGACCATCACCACTCACGGCGACACGGCGACCGAGTCGCTCTCGCAGCTCGGCGGAACCGGTGTGTTCACGTCGGCGCTGCGTGACGCTCTGCTGAACGGCGAGATCGACGTGGCGGTGCACTCGCTGAAGGACCTGCCGACGGCGCAGCATCCGCAGATCGCGCTCGCCGCGGTGCCGAAGCGCGCCGACGCGCGCGACGTGCTGTGCGCGCGAGACGGCCTGACGCTGGAGACGCTGCCGGAGGGAGCGCGGATCGGCACGGGATCGCCTCGTCGCATCGCGCAGCTGAAGGCGGCGCGTCCCGACGTGGAGGTCGTCGACATCCGCGGCAACATCGACACCCGACTGGGCCGAGTGTTCGGCGAGGGCGATGACGACCGGAGGCTCGACGCGATCATCCTCGCCGCCGCCGGACTAGCACGCCTGGGCCGCGCGGATGCCGCCACCCAGCACTTCGACCTCTCCGACTGGCCGACCGCACCCGGCCAGGGAGCGCTCGCCCTCGAGACCCGAGCCGAGAAGGACACCTCGGCCGACGGACGGGCACTGGCGAAGGCGCTCGGCGTCGTGAACCACGTGACGACGCACGGCAACGTCGCGGCCGAGCGAGCCGTGCTCGCCGGACTCGAAGCCGGCTGCGCCGCTCCACTGGCGGCGACCGCTCTCGTCGAGGACGGCCTGCTGTTCCTCACCGCGACGGTCTACAAGCCTGACGGATCCGAGCGCCTCACGTCGTCTCACGCCGCAAGCCTCGAGGGTAACGGCCAGGCCGCACTGCTCGAGGCCGCCGAGGATGCCGCGAAGCGCGTCGTCGACGAACTCCTCGCGGCAGGCGCCGCCGACCTCGCACCGCTCGGAGGATCCCGATGACCGCCGGTTCGACGGGTCCGATCCCCACACAAGGTCCGAAACCTTTGGCCGGGTGGCGCGTGCTCGTGCCGCGCGGCGGTCCGTGGGGCGACTCGGTGGCCGCCGACATCCGCGCCTACGGCGGGACCCCGGTCGTGGCGCCCATGATCAACTTCGCGCCGACCTCCGATGAGGAGGCTCTGGTGCAGGCGCTGCGGGCGCTCGCCGCAGGCGAGTTCGACTGGGTGACGATCACCAGCGCCACGACGGTCGACGTGCTGGCCGCGCATCAGGCGAGGATCCCTGCCAACACGCGCATCGCTGCCGTCGGGGAGACGACAGCTGCCGCGCTCCTGGCCGCCGGCTTCCGCGCGGACTTCGTTCCTGCCGACGACAGCTCGGCGACGGGCCTGCTCGAGGAGTGGCCGCAGGCGACGAGGGGACTCGTTCCGCTGCGGGTACTCACGCTGCGCAGCGAGATCGCGAAGACCACGCTGACCGACGGGCTCTCCGCGCTCGGCCACGACGTTCAGTCCGTCGTCGCCTATCGCACGATCGGCATCCCGGTGGCGGAGAACGTGGTCGCCGATGTCGCCTCCGGACGCATCAGCGTCATCCTCGTCACCTCGGGCAGTGTCGCCGAACAGGTGCAGGAGCAGCTCGGACCTGTGCCGGATGCGACGCTCGTCGCCGCTATCGGACCTCGCACCGCACGTGACGCCCGTGCCATCGGCCTCCGTGTGGACGCCGTCGCCGCCGACCGCACCGCGGAGTCGCTGGTGGACACGGTCGCGCGAGCCGCGGAGCGGCGCGCCGCCTCATGAGCTCAGCCTCGGCGTTCGGGATCATGCAGCGAGACGAGCGCCGATGAGCGATCATCGCGCCGACCCGTCGACGCCCGCCGTCGACCCGACCCGCGTCGTGCTGATCGATGACGCGGGAACGCCGATCGGAACCGCTGAGAAGGCGTCGGTCCACGGTGCCGATACTCCTCTTCACCTGGGCTTCTCGTGCCACGTTCTGCTCGAGGACGGTCGCCTGCTCGTCACGCGACGGGCGCTGTCGAAGCGCACGTTCGCCGGCGTGTGGACCAACGCGTTCTGCGGGCATCCGGCGCCAGGCGAGGAGTTCGCGGCCGCCGCGCGACGGCACGCGCAGCACGAGCTGGGCATCGGTCTCGGGCAGCTCGAGCTCGCGCTGCCCGACTTCCGCTATCAGGCGACGGATTCGACCGGCATCGTGGAGTACGAGCTCTGTCCGGTTTTCGTCGCGCGAGCCGTCGGCGATCCGATGCCGAACCCGGAGGAGGTCGCCGAGTTCGCGGCGGTGACCCCGCGCGACCTCGCCGCGGCGCTGCGCAGCACGCCGTGGGCGTTCAGCCCGTGGCTGGTGGAGCAGGCGAAGCTGCTGCCGCTCTACGCCTAGAGCTCTCGCACCAGCGCGCGGCGGGCGACGAGGTCGACGAGGACGTCCACGTTGTCGGTGCGCTGCTCGACGGACCCGCGCCCCCTGGGCAGCGCGCGAACCTTCGGATCCCGGATGCCGGCGAGCAGCTGGCGCTCGATGTCCGGATCCGGATGCACGTACGGCCGGTCCCAGAACGGTATGGCCGCCTGTTGCACATCGGTCAGACCGAGCCCGTTCTGCACGGTCGCCAGGGCGCGCATCGCGTCGCCGAGGGCGAGCTGGCGGTCTTGCCAGGCATCCGCTTGCAGCGCTCGGTCCACGGATGCGCCGACCTCTGCCGAGCAGGACAGCTGTCGGAACATCGTGCCGAACCACTTCGCGTACGGCGGCCAGCGGCGTTCGAGCAGGAAGGCGAGGTGCATGACGACGTGGGCGAGGCGGCCGGCGATGATGCGTGATCCGCGGTCGTCGCCGACGTCGCCTGCACGACTCATCAAGGGGAGTTCCTGCGCCAGTCGTGCCCAGTCGCAGGCGAGCACGTAGCGCCACACGTCATCCGGATACCACTCCAGCACGGCGCGCGCGGCGGCGAAGTCGCCGCTGTCGTCGGCGAACACCGGGCCGGCGACCACCTCGAGCACGGCCTGCCCGGAGAGTGACAGCCACTGGTCGACGGAGAGGCTGGCGCGAGGGTCGAAGCCGAGGTGGGCGTCCAGGAAACCGGCAACGGTGGTGACATCGACGTGATGACGGTCGACGGTCTGGCCGGTGAATGCGAAGCGAGTCGGCAGGCCGTGGAATAGGGCTGGGAGCTCCTCGGAAAGCGCATCGTCGACGGCCCTCACGTCTTCCTGCGGCACGAAGAGCGACAACCGGAGGCCCCAGTCGTGATCGCGCGATGTGGCGTCGTCGAGGCCGAGCACGTCGGAGCCTGCGCCGACGCGCCCTGCCGTGTGCGGCATGCGGGGAAAGCGCTCGGCGAGCAGCGGGGCGACGACCTCGTCGTAGTAGGCGCTGGAGAGGTCGACGCCGCTCGAGGCTGATGACGTGGGCATCCGGCCATTCTGCCCGGAGCGACGAGCCTGTCGATACCGGCTCGTTCTCCCCGTCTCGTCCCCGTCGGTCCGCGGCGGACGGCTTTGTCTCAGGTCTCGCTGAGCCTGTTCAGAAAGCGGATGACCGTCTCGCGCTCGTCGGGCCGCAAGTCCTTCGCGAGCTCGAAGCGTCGTCCGTGTCGTCGGCCGATCACCTCGCGGACGCGCAGGTGCGAGTCGGCGGCGAGCGTGATCACGATGCCTCGCCGATCGGTCGGATGCCGCTGTCGCTGGATGTGCCCCGCCGCCTCCAGTCGATCGAGGAGCTTCGTGACCGACGCCGTCGAGATGCCGAGGTGGGTCGCCAGCCCGCTCGGCGTTGCCAGGTCTCCCCGGCCCTTCAGGACCACCAGGTAGCGCATGGCCCGCATGTCGGTCGGACCCAGTTGCATCGTCCGTCTGGATTCGTCGAGCGACGCTTCCTCCGA encodes the following:
- the idi gene encoding isopentenyl-diphosphate Delta-isomerase produces the protein MSDHRADPSTPAVDPTRVVLIDDAGTPIGTAEKASVHGADTPLHLGFSCHVLLEDGRLLVTRRALSKRTFAGVWTNAFCGHPAPGEEFAAAARRHAQHELGIGLGQLELALPDFRYQATDSTGIVEYELCPVFVARAVGDPMPNPEEVAEFAAVTPRDLAAALRSTPWAFSPWLVEQAKLLPLYA
- a CDS encoding DUF4037 domain-containing protein, with protein sequence MPTSSASSGVDLSSAYYDEVVAPLLAERFPRMPHTAGRVGAGSDVLGLDDATSRDHDWGLRLSLFVPQEDVRAVDDALSEELPALFHGLPTRFAFTGQTVDRHHVDVTTVAGFLDAHLGFDPRASLSVDQWLSLSGQAVLEVVAGPVFADDSGDFAAARAVLEWYPDDVWRYVLACDWARLAQELPLMSRAGDVGDDRGSRIIAGRLAHVVMHLAFLLERRWPPYAKWFGTMFRQLSCSAEVGASVDRALQADAWQDRQLALGDAMRALATVQNGLGLTDVQQAAIPFWDRPYVHPDPDIERQLLAGIRDPKVRALPRGRGSVEQRTDNVDVLVDLVARRALVREL
- the hemQ gene encoding hydrogen peroxide-dependent heme synthase, with the translated sequence MTHPAAAVAASVSPDSHPLPEASGESGSAVDQPDGFTLWAVLRRDPSRPLSLDSSELEAATAELSSAVSDVEATGVTIRGFYDVSGLKSDADLMVWLHGPVPEDLQSALRRIRRTALLRELLPTWNAMGVHRGAEFNKAHIPAFLRGKEPRGWLTVYPFVRSYEWYLLPDAERSRMLADHGRKGAAFRSVLANTVAAFALGDYEWLLPMESDNLVDLVDMMRDLRATDARRHVREEVPFYTGRRIPVTDIPEVLQ
- a CDS encoding uroporphyrinogen-III synthase, with amino-acid sequence MTAGSTGPIPTQGPKPLAGWRVLVPRGGPWGDSVAADIRAYGGTPVVAPMINFAPTSDEEALVQALRALAAGEFDWVTITSATTVDVLAAHQARIPANTRIAAVGETTAAALLAAGFRADFVPADDSSATGLLEEWPQATRGLVPLRVLTLRSEIAKTTLTDGLSALGHDVQSVVAYRTIGIPVAENVVADVASGRISVILVTSGSVAEQVQEQLGPVPDATLVAAIGPRTARDARAIGLRVDAVAADRTAESLVDTVARAAERRAAS
- a CDS encoding MarR family transcriptional regulator yields the protein MNAQDAPTTGDDGGRPDPFIDPRTLDPERAVVDTSGLADDEVDQIVRVLAALRRWRESEEASLDESRRTMQLGPTDMRAMRYLVVLKGRGDLATPSGLATHLGISTASVTKLLDRLEAAGHIQRQRHPTDRRGIVITLAADSHLRVREVIGRRHGRRFELAKDLRPDERETVIRFLNRLSET
- a CDS encoding ferrochelatase; amino-acid sequence: MTTYDAILLSSFGGPEGQDDVIPFLRNVTRGRGIPDERLEEVAHHYRAHGGVSPINEQNRRLKSALEAELARRDIRLPIYWGNRNWDPYFADAVREAHDAGHDRLLALVTSAYTSYSGVGQYREDFEKALADTGLADEVSIDRIREYFDHPGFVTPLIEGVEAAVVELTSDSAEGAADAVARDDIHVMFVTHSIPSAAAEASGPQFGTGGAYVAQHCAVAHAISETAAAGIPWSLVYQSRSGDPRTPWLEPDINDAIADLAAAGLTKAVIIVPFGFVSDHMEVLWDLDNEATATAIENGLRSVRVPTPGTHPAFVAGLVDLIEERLNDVPLQQRPHLTDLGPWPDHEPVGARAEKVVAR
- the hemC gene encoding hydroxymethylbilane synthase, which encodes MTAARVGVVRVGTRGSALALAQTRQVADLLGKASGLEIELKTITTHGDTATESLSQLGGTGVFTSALRDALLNGEIDVAVHSLKDLPTAQHPQIALAAVPKRADARDVLCARDGLTLETLPEGARIGTGSPRRIAQLKAARPDVEVVDIRGNIDTRLGRVFGEGDDDRRLDAIILAAAGLARLGRADAATQHFDLSDWPTAPGQGALALETRAEKDTSADGRALAKALGVVNHVTTHGNVAAERAVLAGLEAGCAAPLAATALVEDGLLFLTATVYKPDGSERLTSSHAASLEGNGQAALLEAAEDAAKRVVDELLAAGAADLAPLGGSR